Part of the Paenibacillus aurantius genome, CATCATCCCAGCTGTCAGCAGGAAGCTCATCCGGAATTCCATGGCTCCCGCCAAATTAAGTTTCCAGCAGGCGCTTACGAAACGTAACAGGTTACCCGCCGTTGACATGAAGCTTCCTCCCTCCTCTGGCATAAACCCAGGCGGCGGCCAATCCAAGACCCGCAATCCAAGCCGCCTGAATGCCGATCATTCTAACCAGGACGGTCCCGTCGAACGCCACTGCGGTCCGGGCCGGGAAATACAGGATCGTCTGAAACGGCAGCCACCCGCATACCCGCTGGAGCGTCTCGGGATAGATCTCAAGCGGCATCAGCATTCCGCCGATGGTGAACAGAATTTTGTTGTAGACGAATTCCAGTCCCCGCGTTTCTTCGACCCAGAAGGAACTCAGCGCCAGAATAAGGGTAAGCATAAAATTAACGGTGACCGCTCCGATCGAAGCGGCGAAGAACCCGGCCCAGCCCCAACCGAAGCTCGGGGGCCCCAGGAGGAGTAAGCCAAGCAGTCCGGCAACGGCCAGGTTGACCAAGAGCCGCACATAGACCTCTCCCAGGTAGCTCACGTACTGAAAGGATAGGTAGCTGACCGGGCGGGTGAGCTTGTAGCCGATATCCCCGCTTTTGACCTCTTCCTCCATCCGGCTCGCCAGACTGGGGAACGCCATGGTCATGGATTCCGTCAGGATCAGGTACCAGAGGATCTGCTTGAAGCTGTACCCCGCAATGGTGGAGGAGCCTTCCCCGGCGAACGTCGTTCCCCACAGCTGGCTGAATATGTACAGGATGATGAGCAGAAAAAGGGAACGGACGAGAAAGTCCGTCACGTAGGCGAGATGGCTTCTGACGGTGATTTTGCCGATGGCGGCATATTTGACGGCCTTCCGCGCGATCATGGTCATGCCTCCTTCCTCCCCTTCCCAGCGGGCCATTTCCTCTCCTGTCCCCGTCCCCCGGCCGTCTGAAGGTCCGGCTGTTCCCGGCCTGCCTGCCCGGTACGGGCATAGATCTGCGTAATGATTTCCTCCATAGGCGGGTTCTCGATCGTGACGTCTTCGAGCCGGTAGGTGCGGACGAAGTGGGCCAGTACCGTCTCAATCGGGGTACAGGACGTATCCACGGACAGCTTCAGCCCCGTTCCCTTCTGTTTCAACACTTCGACCCCCTCGAAGGAAAAAGGCTCCGGCTCGGTTTTCAGCTTAAGCTGAACAGTCTTGCGGGTCAGGAAATCCCTCTTCATGCCGGATACGGTGTCATCCAGGATAATCCTTCCGTGATTGATGACGATCGCCCGCCTGCACAGCTGCTCGATATCCCCCGCATCGTGGGACGTTAAGAAGACGGTAACGCCTTCCTCCCGGTTCATCTCCCGGATTAACTCGCGAATCCGCTGCTTCACCACGACGTCGAGCCCGATCGTCGGTTCATCCAGGAACACGACCTTGGGCCGGTGAAGAAGAGCCGCTGCAATCTCGCAGCGCATCCGTTCGCCCAGGGAGAGCTTCCGAACAGGAGTGGCCAAATAAGGACCCAGGTCGAATCTCTCGATTAGATCGTCCCGCCGCTTCCGGAAATCCTCCCGCCCCAGCTCATAAATGCGGCTCATGAGCTCAAAGGTGTCGACCGGCGGCAGGTGGTACCACAGCTGCGACTTCTGTCCGAACACCGAGCCGACGTGAAACGCGAGCCGCTTCCGCTCCTTCCAGGGGCAGAAGCCCAGCACCTCGGCCGTTCCGCCGGACGGGTGCAGAATGCCGGTGAGCATTTTGATCGTCGTCGATTTGCCTGCCCCATTCGGGCCAAGGAAAGCCAACGCCTCCCCCTGTTCCACACGGAAATCGATCGGCTCCACCGCCGTCTTGACGGTGTAGTCCGGCTTGAACAGGGAGCGGAGGCTTCCGCTCAAACCCGGGGTTTTGCGTTTCACTTGAAACGCCTTGGATAGTGCCTCCACTCGTATGGTTTGCACTGGATTTCCCTTCCTTTCCATCCTTTATTTAGGTAAAGCAAAAAAGACCTCCGCCAAGCTCGCCCGGTTAAAGGCGGAACTTGCCGAAGGTCTTTTATCCCTACGGTGTAGGCACGGCTGTTGCTCACGGCCCGGCTTCGCTCGGTTCGACCGGACCGCGTCCCCTGCTCTACCGGCATCGGGGTAACGCCTTGATCCGTCGGCTCCCTAGAAGCCCTTCCACTTAATTCGTTTATCCTATCACAAGCTCACACGGCATGTAAAGGACAATTTTGCCGGGCTTGTTTTATAATAAACGTATCCACATTTTAGGAGGTCGCCCATGTCTACTTCCCTTGCTGCTTATCCGCCGGTCATCCCTATTCTGCGCGTGTTTCAAGAGGAGAAAGCCAAAGAGTTCTATCTCGACTTCCTGGAATTTCAGCTCGATTGGGAGCACCGTTTTGAAGAGGGACTGCCGCTGTATAGGCAAGTGTCCCGCGGGGATTGCGTGCTTCATCTGTCGGAGCATCATGGGGACGCCTGCCCGGGAGCGGCCGTCCGGATCCATACGGAGAAGCTGGAGGACTACCAGAAGCGGCTGCTCGGCAAAGCTTACAAGTACGCGCGGCCCGGCATCCATAAGACTCCGTGGAACATGAAGGAAATGTCCATCCACGACCCGTTCGGCAACCGGCTCGTCTTCTTCGAGGCCGTGGAGCAGAAGCCATATAATGGGGTCAGAACACCTCGGGCTACTTTATAGCAACCAAAAAAGCTTTCCCCGCGGGGAAAGCTTTTTCTGTCGGCGCAGGGGGCTTAGCCCTGCACCACTTGGATGACATTGCGGACGGATTCCGCGGACTTGTCCAAAGCGGCTTTCTCTTCGGCCGTCAGCTCCAGCTCGAAAATTTTCTCGATGCCGTCGCCGCCGAGAAGAGTCGGCACCCCCATGAACAGGTTGTCGTAGCCATACTCGCCTTGGAGAAGAGCGATCGAAGGGATGATCCGCTTCTTGTCCTTCAAGATGGCTTCCGTCATCTGAACGAGGGACGCCGCCGGAGCATAGTACGCGCTGCCGTTGCCGAGCAGGTTGACGATCTCGCCGCCGCCCGTACGGGTCCGCTTCACGATGGCGTCAATGCGGTCCCCCGGGATCAGCTTCTCGATCGGAATGCCGCCCACGTTGGAGTAACGCACCAAGGGAACCATATCGTCGCCGTGGCCGCCCAGAACGAAGCCGCGCACATCCTCGACGGATACGTTAAGCTCCTGCGCGATGAACGTGCAGTAGCGGGCCGTATCCAGTACGCCGGATTGTCCGATGACGCGGTTCTTCGGGAAGCCCAGTGCCTGGAAGGCCACATAAGTCATCGCATCCACCGGATTGGAGAGGATGATGACGATGGACTCCGGGCAGTATTTGGCGATGTTTCCGCAAACCGATTTCATGATGCCGGCGTTGGTGTTCACCAGATCGTCGCGGCTCATCCCCGGCTTCCGGGCGATCCCGGCGGTGATGATCACGATGTCCGAACCGGCGGTGTCTTCGTAGTTGGACGTCCCGATGATGTTGCTGTCGAAGCCTTGGACCGGACTTGCTTCCAGCATGTCGAGAGCCTTCCCTTTGGTCGGGTTCTCAAGCTGCGGAATATCAACCAGAACAACGTCTCCCAGTTCCTTCTGGGCAAGCATCAGAGCGGTCGTGGCACCGGTGAATCCGGCGCCGACCACGGTAATCTTTTTGCGGCGAATGGCCATGGCGGGTCTCCTCCTGTATGGTGGATTACATATTTTGGATGACCTGGTTAGCGAACTCGGAGCACTTCACTTCCGTTGCGCCTTCCATCAGGCGGGCGAAGTCGTAAGTGACCGTTTTGTTGTTGATGGCGGTTTCCATGCCTTTGTAGATGAGGTCGGCCGCTTCCTGCCAGCCCAGGTGCTCGAGCATCATAACGCCGGACAGGATAACCGATCCCGGGTTCACGACGTCTTTGCCAGCGTATTTAGGAGCCGTTCCGTGGGTGGCTTCGAAAATGGCATGGCCGGTTACGTAGTTAATATTAGCACCTGGTGCGATTCCAATACCGCCAACTTGGGCAGCCAGGGCGTCAGACAGGTAATCGCCGTTCAGGTTCAGCGTAGCGATAACGTCGAAGTCCGTCGGACGGGTCAGAACCTGCTGCAGGGCGATGTCGGCGATGGCGTCTTTCACGACGATTTTGCCGGCTTCTTCGGCCACCTTCTGAGCCTGGTTAGCGGCTTCGGTGCCTTGCTCTTCCTTGATGCGGTCATACTGCGCCCAAGTGAACACCTTGTCTCCGAACTCGCGCTCCGCCAGCTCGTAACCCCAGTTCTTGAACGCTCCTTCGGTGAACTTCATGATGTTTCCTTTGTGCACCAGCGTTACGCTCTTGCGTCCGTGGCTGATCGCATATTCGATCGCTGCGCGGATCAGACGCTCGGAGCCTTCGCGGGATACCGGCTTGATGCCGATACCGGACGTTTCCGGGAAACGGATTTTGTTCGCGCCCATTTCCTGCTGCAGGAACTCGATCACTTTCTTTACTTCGGCGGAGCCTTCCTTGTACTCGATCCCGGCATAGATGTCTTCCGTGTTCTCGCGGAAGATGACCATGTCGACGAGCTCAGGGCGCTTAACCGGAGAAGGAACGCCGTCGAAGTAACGAACCGGACGCAGGCAGACGTACAGGTCCAGCTCTTGACGAAGGGCCACGTTCAGGGAACGGATCCCGCCGCCGATAGGAGTCGTCAGAGGTCCTTTGATGGCAACCGTGTATTCGCGCATAGCGGTCAGCGTGTCGTTAGGCAGCCAGTTGTTGTATTTGTTGAAGGCCTTCTCGCCGGCATACACTTCGTACCAGGCGATTTTCTTCTCGCCGTTGTAGGCTTTCTCTACAGCTGCGTCCAGAACGCGCTGGGAAGCGGCCCAGATGTCGGGTCCCGTTCCGTCCCCTTCGATGAAAGGAATAATCGGGTTGTTGGGAACATTCAGCTTGCCGTTGTCGATCGTAATTTTCTCGCCTTCCGTTGGCAGGGAGTAGTTCTCGAATTGTGGCATGGTAAGTATCCTCCTTAAGAATGATAGGTAAGTACAGCCGTTCACACGGCTAAGCCGTCCGGTAAGGACGGCGCTTGAACCAAGACCGGGAAGCTGCGGATTAGCGCTTCTCGATCGGAACGTATTTCTGGGTGGCCGGGCCGGTGTATTCCGCACGCGGACGGATCAGGCGGTTGTTCTCGTACTGCTCGAGAATGTGAGCCGTCCAGCCGGAGGTCCGGGAAATCGCAAAGATCGGCGTGAACAGGTCGCGCGGAATCTCGAGCGATGTGTAGACGGACGCCGAGTAGAAGTCGACATTCGGCTTCAGGCCCTTCTGTCCGGTCACGATGTCTTCGATTTTGATGGACATTTCGTACCAGTTCAGGTTGCCCGTAATTTTGCCGAGCTCCTGGGACATCTTCTGAAGATGCTTGGCGCGGGGGTCGCCGTTCTTGTAAACGCGGTGACCGAAGCCCATCAGCTTCTCTTTGTTGGCGAGCTTGTTCTGCACGTAGCTCTCCACGTTGTCGATCGTGCCGATCTCCTCGAGCATGGCCATAACCGCTTCGTTCGCACCGCCGTGCAGGGGCCCTTTCAGAGCACCGATCGCGGACGTTACGCCGGAGTAGATATCGGACAGGGTAGCCACGGTAACCCGGGCTGCGAAGGTGGAAGCGTTCAGCTCATGATCGGCGTGAAGCACGAGGGCCTTCTCCAGCGCTTCGATCGCAATCTTATTCGGCTGCTCCCCGGTCAGCATGTAGAGGAAATTCTCGGCGATGGACCCGGCGTCGGCTTTCGGAGCCACCGGCTCTTTGCCCTCGCGGATACGGGCGAAAGCGGCAACAATCGCGGGCAGCTGGGCCTGCAGCTTGATCGCCTTGCGGACATTGCTCTCGCGGCTCATGTCGTTGGCTTCCTCGTCGTAGAGGGCCAGGCTCGAAACAGCCGTGCGAAGGGCAGCCATCGAATTGGTGTTCTTCGGATACAGCTTCAGCTGCTGAATAACGGCATCCGGGACGGAGGCGTTCGCATTCAGGTCCTTCTTCAGCTGCTCAAGCTCGGAAGCGTTAGGAAGCTTGCCGAACCACAGCAAATAGGCGACTTCTTCAAAAGAAGCGTTCTCCGCCAGGTCGTCGATGTCGTACCCGCGGTAAGTCAGCACGCCGTCCACAATAGAGCTGACGGAGGAAGTGGTGGCGACGATGCCTTCCAAGCCTTTCGTTGCTGTCATGTTCATCTCTCCTTTGTATAGAAATTGAGGCATAAATAACATTTATCACATGATCTAATCTTAATAATAAAGTATTTTTACAAGGATGTGAACCAAACCGGCATAAAACTTCATTATCGACACCATAAACGTTTTTTCTTGCCCCGGACTATTATACCTCAATTTTCTCCAGGATAAAAATTTCAAGAGCTCCGGCGTAAGTTTTGATCCGGCCGGAAATATTGGTAGAATATAAGAAAATTCTACCCGAAGGAGGCCTGGACCCATGAAACCGAACAAGCGGATCGGCATTATCGACATCGGCTCCAACTCGGTGCGCCTCGGCATCTATGAGCAGACGGGAAGGCTGTCCCACCGGGTTATCGACGAAAGCAAGAAGGCGGCACGCTTAAGCGAGCGGATCGGAAGCGACGGCCGGCTGGGGGAGAAGGATATCCTCGCCCTGGCCGAAACGCTTGAGCAGTTCAAGCTGCTCTGCTCGGCTAACCGGACGGCCCAGATCCGGGCGGTGGCGACGGCCGCCATCCGCAACGCGGCGAATTCCGCCGAAATTGTCGCCAAGCTGATCCGGTTGACCGGTCTCGACATCGAGGTGCTGTCCGGAAAGGAAGAAGCCCGTCTCGGCTTCGTCGGGATGATCAACTCGCTTTCCGTCGAGGACGGCTTTCTGGTTGACATCGGGGGCGGCAGCACGGAGGTGACCCTGTTCCGGAACCGGAAGATCGTGAACAGCGTCTCCTTCCCCTTCGGCTCGGTCAATACGGCCAAGCGGTTCAGCCGCGGCGGCCTCCTGGAGCCGTCCGACCTCGCCTTGATCCGCCGGATGGTCGAGGAGGCGGTGCGCCGGGAGCCCTGGATCCGCAGCCAGCCGGGTCTGCCCCTCATCGGGCTCGGCGGCACGATCCGGACCCTCGGCAAGCTGGTTCAGCGGCAGACGAAGTACTCCCTGCCCATGACGCATAACTTCGATATCGCTCCCCCGCGCGTCGAATCCGTGCTGGACAGGCTCACCGCCCTCTCCCTGGAGAAACGCAACAAGCTGGACGGGGTGTCGAAGGACCGCGCCGACATCATCGTACCCGGTCTGGTTATCCTGCAGACCCTGTTCCGGCAGATGCGGGCGGCGCATTACAAGATCAGCGGCGCCGGGCTTAGAGACGGGCTGCTCTTCGAGGCGGCTTTCCCCGGCCAGCCCGTCATCTCCGACGTGGCCGAATACAGTGTCCGCCATATGCTGAGCTTGTACCCGTCCGTTCCCCTGGCCCACGTGGAGCAGGTCAACCGCCTCGCCCTGAAGCTGTTTGACGATCTGGCCCCGGTCCACGGCCTTGGGGAATCCGAGCGGCGCTGCCTGCATACCGCTTCCCTGCTCTACCGAATAGGGGTGGCCGTCAACTTCTACTCCTATTCGAAGCATACCTTCTACCTGATGGCCCATTCGCGTATGGACGGCTTGACCCACCGGGAGATTCTGCTGTGCGGGCTTATCGCCTCGTACAAAACAAAGAACCGGACCCGGCACGCCTATCTCGCCCACAAGGACATACTGAGCGAGCCCGACTGCTCCCTTGCGGTTACCCTGGGTACCCTGCTCCGGCTTGCCGCCGCTCTCGACCGCAGCGAAACCCAGCCGGTAGCGGAGCTGACCGCCACGGCCGGACGCAAAACGCTGGATCTCCATCTCCAATGCAGCCGCCTGCCGCAGCTGGAAACGGCGGAGGTCGAAACGGTCGAGAAGGAATTCAAGAAGGTGTGGGGACTGACTCCCCGCTGCCGGGCGGTCGTTTTTTCCACGATCTGATCTTAGCGGCTTCGAACTGGCTCCGGAACGGCTTGTCTTCCCCCTCCGGGCGGGAATACAAGCCGTTCTGCTGCAGATGGCGGGCTTTGACGTTATCCTCCAGGCTCATATGGAGGATGCGGATAAGATCCTGCTTAAGCCCCTCGTCCCGGACGGGACACATAAGCTCAATCCGCCTTGTCAGGTTCCGGGTCATCCAATCCGCGCTGGAAATCCTCACATCCGGCTCCCCGCCGTTCTCGAAATATACCACGCGTGAATGCTCCAGGAAGCGGTCCACAATGCTCCGGACCGTGATGGTTTCGCTTAATCCCTCCACTCCCGGACGCAGGCAGCAAACCCCTCTGACTATCAAATCGATTGGAACCCCCGCTTGGGAAGCCTCGTATAGGGCGTCGACCATTTCCTGGTTGGACAGCGAGTTCATTTTGGCGATGATGCGGGCCGGACGGCCGGCGGCGGCATGCTCCGCTTCCCGGCGGATCAGCTGCTGCAGCACCGGAAGCAGGTCCGTTGGCGCGACCGCAAAGGTATGCAGGTCGGAAGGAGCGGAGAAGCCCGTAATCTCATTGAACAGCGAGGAGGCGTCTTCCCCGATCAAGGGATCGGAGGTGAACAGGCCCAGGTCCGTATAAAGCCGGGCGGAATTCTCGTTATAGTTCCCGGTGCCCACATGAACATACCGGCGGAGGGTATCCTGCTCCTGGCGGACGACCAGGGTAATTTTGGCATGTGTCTTCAGTCCCACGAGGCCGTACACGACATGACAGCCCGCCTTCTCCAGCTGCCTGGCCCACGCGATGTTCCGCTCCTCGTCGAACCGGGCCTTCAGTTCCACGACAACGGTGACCTGCTTGCCGGATTCCGCCGCTTTGGACAAGGCCTGGATAAGCACCGAATGGCCGCTTACCCGGTACAGGGTGATTTTGACCGCAAGAACGTACGGATCCTCCGCCGCCTCCATCAGGAAATCATTGACCGCATCGAACGATTCATAAGGATGGTAGAGAAGGACATCCCGCTGCCCGAGCACCTCGAACAGGCTTTCGCTTTCTTCCAGCTCTTCCGGGTAGACCGGAATAAGCTCCGGGTACCTCAGCTGGGGAAAGCCCTCGACAAGAGACGGAAGCTTCATAAGAAAGCTGAGATCGATCGGGCCGTCGATGACAAACACATTGTCTTCAATTTCGAATTCTTCCTTCAGCATTTCAAGCGCGTAGGCATGAATGCCCTTGTGCACCTCCAGCCGGACCGGCACTCCCCAGCGCCTTCGCCGCAGCTCCTTCTCGATTTCCTCGAGAAGGTCCTCCGCCCCTTCTTCGTTCAAGGTCAGGTCCGCGTTGCGGGTCAGCCGGAAAGGATCGACGGCAAGCGGGACATACCCGGCGAACAGGCTGCGGATGTGCTGCTTGATCAGATCGTCCAGCAGGACGAATTCCTGCTTCTTGCTGTTTCCGCGTGCCGGCACCCGGACAAGCCGGGACAGATTCGAAGGAACCCGGACAATAGCAAAATAAGGCTCCTCCTCCGGATCGTCCCCTTCCTTAAGAAGGACAACCGCCAGATAGAGCGAGAGGCTGTTGACGAGCGGAAAGGGCCGGCTCTGATCCACTCCCATGGGGGTAAGCACGGGAAAGACATTGTCGGTGTAATACTGGTCCATCGCTTTTTTCTGGCTGGCGGTCAAATCGTCGTAACGGCTTATGTATATTCCTTCGCGCCCCAAGAAGCGAACCGCTTCCCGGTAAGCCTTGTATTGATCGTTTACCATACGGGAGGTCCGCTTCATGATTCGCTTTAACAGACCGGACGGCGTGTAGCCGGTAAAATCCTTACGCGTGTACCCCGCTTTCTGCTGATCCTGCAGCCCAGCCACCCGGACGCTCATGAACTCGTCCAGATTGGTCGAGACGATGGCAAGAAACTTGGCCCTTTCCAGCAGGGGAGTAGCCGGATCCTGCGCCTCCTCCAGCACTCTTTTGTTAAATTCCACCCAGCTTAAATCGCGGTTCAAATAGCGGGACACTTCTCCTCGTTCCGTTCGGGTCATAGGGCCTCCAGTATTTAACGACTTCCTTGTCGAATTCCGTATGGTTCAGGGGAGATCTGTCGATATTCTTCTATTATCAAGCCAAGTTGTCAGCCCTATGTTAAGAAAACGTTAAGCGGATGTTAACTCTTCCGGCTATTACCCGCTAGATGGCGTTCGTGATACAATAAAGACAGTCGGCAAGCAAGGAAAGGGTGGTCACTCTGGATTCCCTCTTACAAAAACAAGTCCTGAGAGGACTTAAGATTGTGCTTATTCTGACGGCCGGTGTGCTGTTCCTCTACTACGCCGTTCCGTTAATTTATCCTTTTCTGATCGGATTTGCCCTGGCCTATCTGCTCAATCCTGCCGTAACCTACTTCCAGCGCAAAACCCATATGCCCCGATGGGCCGCGGTCCTTGTCGTGCTTGTCATTTTTCTCGGCGCGGCAACGGGATTCCTGACCCTGCTCGTCACGAACATCGTCGTGGAAATCAGCTCCCTCACCGAATCCCTTCAGCGCAGCATGAACACCTGGATCAGCGAGCTTAATCTCTTCCTTAATTCCGAATACATACAGGGAATCGTCAGCCAGCTAAACCGGTTCTACGAGGAAAATCCTCAATATCAGAATACCATTAATTCAAACCTGACCTCAACGGCGAAGAGCCTCGCGGATACCGGCTCCAGCTTCATCACGGGAATTCTGAACGGCATTGTGTCCGTTATTTCGGCTCTTCCAAGCGCGGCTACCATTACGGTTATCGTCCTGCTCGCGGCCTTCTTCATCAGCAAGGACTGGTACAAGGTAACCACCCGGTTGGCCTCCTGGTTCCCCGAGCGTACCCGCAAGGCGACAAGCGCTATTTGGTCCGACCTTCAGACCGCCCTCTTCGGCTATATACGCGCTCAGCTCATCTTGATTACCGTGACGACCATTGTCGTGATTATCGGCCTTCTCATCCTAAGGGTAAAATATGCCTTCGCCATCGGGCTTCTGACCGGATTCTTCGATCTTCTCCCTTACTTAGGCCCGGGAGCGGTGCTCGTGCCCTGGATCCTGTTCATCTTTCTGCAGGGAAACCTCTACCTGGGGGTCGGCCTCAGCATTCTGTACGGTATCATTCTCATCAACCGCCAAATCATCGAGCCGAAGGTGCTGGCCTCCAGCATCGGCCTGGATCCCCTCGTCACCTTAATCGCCATGTTCGTTGGCCTCAAGCTCTTCGGCGTATTTGGCCTTATCATCGGTCCGGTCACCCTGGTCATCCTCTCCGCTTTTCACCGGGCCAACGTGTTTCGGGATATCTACCGGTATATCCTTCACGGATCCCCCTCCGAATAATACCCCACCGAAAACAGCCGGACTCCCTGCTTCCTGCAGAAAGATTCCGGCTGTTTGTTTGTGGGACAAGAGGATGATCCGTTAGCAGCGGCTTTCAAAGCATCAGGAAACGGTTAGCTTCTCCTGCTGCTCCTTCCCTTCCCTTTGGGTCTCCCTTCCCCTCCCGCTCTGAAGTTCCTCCAAACGGTTCATGCGCTCCAGGATCTGCTTCAGATGGCTCTGTATTTCCATATTCTCTTGCTCCGCCTTGAAATTGATCGCGATGTCGAGCATCTGCTCCTGCTTGTTTTTGACCGCCTGCCGGTTCTGGCTCATGAGAATGAAGGGGGCGGTGAAGACCGACATGCAGGACATGCAAAAGCTCAAGATAAACAGCGTGTTCCACGAGGCAAAAAAGTTGAGCACCACCCAGCTGGCGATGATAAAAGCCAGGATCGCGATAAAGCCCCAGCTGCCGCCGAAGCGGGCGACCTTGTCAGCCAGCCTGTCTAAGCTGGTCACTTTCTTCTCCTGCTGCTCGTGAAGATAGGCCTTGATCCGTCCTTGGTATTCCCTCACCATTTCGGCCACCCGGTACACATCGTCCTTCTCGAGCTTCTGGTTCGGGTATTTTTCCAATTCACGAAGGAGCATTTCTTCACAATTTTCCAGCGTCATCTGTTCCGTTTTCACTAAGGAGAACCTCCTGCCTCTTCGTGGTGTCTCCTTTCCCTTACCCGTCTCCAAAGCGGCTTAAGCTGGAAATCCCGACCAGACCGAGGCAGGAGGGGCCGAATTCGCCGTTATACCCTGGATTCCCGCCCGCTCACCGGCTCGCTCCGCTCCAGATCGTTCAGCAGCTCGGTCATAAGGCGCAGATGAACGGCTTCGTAATTCGGGTCTCCGAACCGGTTAATCTTCTCCTCCGGGTCGTTCTTAAGGTCATAGAGTTCCCCGAACGATTCCCCCAAGTAAACGGCCAGCTTCCATTCGGGGGTTACCCAGGCTTTGTAGCGGATCCGGTCCGGCTCCTCCTTGTACTCGATGCGCACACCCGGCCGCCTAAGTTTCCTTTCTTCTTCCAGAAGAGGCTTAAGGCTGATCCCGTCCCGTCGCAGGGTGTCGGGAATCCCGGCATAATCGAGCACCGTGGGCAGAAGGTCGACCAGCGACACGCAATCTTCCACCGTTCGTCCCCGGAAGGAATTCGGATACCGGATAAGGAGAGGCACACGGGTAACCCCTTCATACACAAGGGGGCCCTTCTGGCCGATGCCGTGGTCACCGAGCATTTCCCCGTGATCCGACGTAAAAATAACGATCGTGTCCTCCGCCAGCTTGAGACGGTCCAAGGCGTCGAGAAGGATGCCAAGCTGCTTGTCGATTAACTGAACGAGAGTATAGTAGTAGGCCCGGGTTCCCTTGCCTTTCTCCCGGTCGCGGAAATAATCGGCCCAAGGGGTATTCTGGTTGCCCGCCATCCCGAATCTCCCCCGGAAACGGCTGTCGTTGATGGTCCCCTTGCGGAAATGGGGGATATGCTCCGGCAGACGGGGATCTTCTTCCGCATCGGGTTCGGGGATAGCCGGGTAAGGAATGGCCTCGGGATCCACCCGGTCCTTGAAATCCATAGGGACCATGTGGGGATGGTGGGGATCGGGAAAGCCCAGGTTCAAATAAAAGGGCTCCGAGTGGTCATGATTCTCGAGATATTGAACCGCCCGCTCGGCAATCCACGTCCCGCTGTGAAGCGAAACGGGCAGCTCGTAATCCGACGTGCCGTTGTCGTCCTTATCGAATCTTTTGCGGGCTTGGAACGCCGCCGGGTCGTAACCCTTGCTTCGCATCCAATAGGCATAATGACCCGTAATGCCTCCCGGCCCGGCATGCCCTATGCTGACCTCGGCCGCGTCGAACCCGACAAAATCCCGCAGCGGGGCGCCGTCTTCTCCAATCGGGGCCGTTTCCGGATTCACCGTTCCCCAAGGGTACCAATGGGCTTTGCCGACATGGTAAGTCCGGTACCCCGCTCTCCTCAGCTCATGGCTGAGAAACCGGGAAGGGTCCAGGGCCGCGGTGCCGATGTTGTACGCCCCGTGGCGGGACAAATGCAGGCCGGTCATGATGGAAGCCCTTGAGGGAGAGCAGACGGTATTGGGGCAATAGGCCCTCCGGAAAAAAGCTCCCTCCCTTCCCAGCCGGTCCATGTTGGGCGTCTTCACGAATGAGCTGCCGCTCATTCCTACACTGTCATAACGCTGCTGGTCCGTCGTGATCAGAATGACATTAGGTTTTTCAGCCAATGG contains:
- a CDS encoding sulfatase family protein — encoded protein: MAEKPNVILITTDQQRYDSVGMSGSSFVKTPNMDRLGREGAFFRRAYCPNTVCSPSRASIMTGLHLSRHGAYNIGTAALDPSRFLSHELRRAGYRTYHVGKAHWYPWGTVNPETAPIGEDGAPLRDFVGFDAAEVSIGHAGPGGITGHYAYWMRSKGYDPAAFQARKRFDKDDNGTSDYELPVSLHSGTWIAERAVQYLENHDHSEPFYLNLGFPDPHHPHMVPMDFKDRVDPEAIPYPAIPEPDAEEDPRLPEHIPHFRKGTINDSRFRGRFGMAGNQNTPWADYFRDREKGKGTRAYYYTLVQLIDKQLGILLDALDRLKLAEDTIVIFTSDHGEMLGDHGIGQKGPLVYEGVTRVPLLIRYPNSFRGRTVEDCVSLVDLLPTVLDYAGIPDTLRRDGISLKPLLEEERKLRRPGVRIEYKEEPDRIRYKAWVTPEWKLAVYLGESFGELYDLKNDPEEKINRFGDPNYEAVHLRLMTELLNDLERSEPVSGRESRV